The genomic stretch GGTTTCGACCCGTCGAGACTGGGTTCGAGCCCGCTCCCATCGCCCGAAAACCAGCGAAGGACGCGGCGCACAGCCTCCCGCCCACGTTCGCTTCTTGCGCTCACCGGCATCGATCCGTGCACCGGCTGGCCAATCCCGTTGCGGTAAAGCGCAGCGAGCAGATATCCCATGTCGGAAAAGCCGACATAGGTCTTGGCACGCGCCGCCGCATTCATTCGCGCGATCGCCGCTTCCGCTATGCGGTTCGAACCATATCCGCCCTTCGCAAACCAGACCGCATCGTATTGCGGATCGTTTGCCAGTTCGACGAGAGCTTCCAGCCGTTCGAGATCGGTCCCGGCGAAATGACCCGAGCTCTTGAAGCACTGTTCGTGGAAATGGATCGAGTGTTCGGGAAACTCGCTCTCCACCAGTCGTTCGGCCGCGTCGGCGTGGTCGCGGGTGATGGGCGTTGCAGGCGCACAAACGGCAATCCGTGTCATGTCGCATCACTAGCCGCCTTGCGCCGCTTCGCACAACTCAATACCGAGCGCGCATGAGCGAATTCCCCACCTATGACGAATTGCTGGCGCGGCCCTTTTTCTTCTGCGGCATCGGCGGTTCGGGCATGTTGCCCCTTGCGCAGATCCTGAAAGGCCAGGGGGCCGAGGTTGCCGGTTCCGACCGCAGCAACGACCAGGGCCGCACGCCGGAGAAATTCGCAGCGCTCGAACGGCAGGGCTACGCCCTTCACCCGCAGGACGGCAGCGGCATCACGTCGAAAGACCAGATCCTTGTCGCTTCGGCCGCGGTCGAAGATACCGTGCCCGAAATGGTCCGGGCCAAGGAACTGGGCAATCTGAAGCTGACCCGGGCAGAGCTGAACTCGATCCTGTTCAACACCAGCGGGGCGGGAATCGCGATTGCCGGCACCAGCGGCAAATCGACTGTGACCGCCATGCTAGGCTGGATCATGCATTACGCCGGGCGAGAGCCCACGATCATGAACGGTGCCGTGATGAAGAACTTCGTCACGCCCGAACGACCCTTTGCCAGCGCGGTCGTCGGCGGGCGCAGCATCTACGTCAGCGAAGTCGATGAAAGCGATGGTTCGATCGCGCTATATCGGCCCTCGGTGGGCGTGCTGCTCAACGTAAGTCTCGACCACAAGAGCATGGAAGAACTGCGGCAGCTGTTCGGCGACTATCTCGAGCGCAGCAGGATCGCCGCGATCAACGCCGATGATGCGGAAGCGCTTGCGCTTCTTCCCCGCGCCAAGGATGTCGTGACCTTCGGCGTCGAACAGGAAAAGGCGCAGATCGGCATCGTGCCCGGCAGCATTGCCGACGGGCCGGTGCGACAGGCCGCAACGGTGATCGACCGTCACGACGGCAGCGAGCATGCGCTGGTGCTGGGCATGCCGGGCCGGCACAACCTCTCGAATGCGCTGGCTGCCATTGCCGGCGCTGCCTGTGCCGGTGTCCCGGTCGCCCTTTCAATCGAGGCATTGGCGAGTTTCGCGGGCCTTGCCCGGCGTTTCGATATCATTGGAACTTCGAACGGCGGGGTGACGGTGATCGACGATTTCGGGCACAATCCGGAAAAATGCGCCGCGACCCTGAAAACGCTCAAGTCGACGCCAGGGCGCGTCATCGCCTTCTTCCAGCCGCACGGATACGGCCCCTTGCGCCAGATGGGTCATGAACTGGCCGAAACCTTTGCCCGCGAACTCGACGCGAGCGACATCACAATCATGTGCGATCCGGTCTATTTCGGCGGGACGGTGGATCGCAGCGAGGGAACCGAGCGGATCATCGCGATGATCGAGAAAGCCGGCGGAACGGCGGAACATGTCGCCTCGAGAGAAGACTGCGGGGCGCGAATGGTCGAACTGGCACAGCCCGGCGACCGCATCGTCATCATGGGCGCGCGTGACGACACGCTGACCACTTTCGCCGGCGATGTGCTGAAAAAGCTGGGCTAGACCGCAGCCGGTCCCGCGCTTTCACGTTCAACAGCGCGCTTGAACCCTTCACGCGCCGTCAGTCGTGCTCTGTATGCTTTAAGTGCCCCTGGAACGCCTTCGTCGAGGCCGACGCGTTCGGCCAGGATAAGCGCATAACCGCAGCAAATGTCGGCCACTGTGAAGCGGTCACCGCACAGGAATTCGCGGGTTTCCAGACGCTCTTCCAGCTTCACCAGGCGTTTCCAGAACCACTTGGCATAAGCGTGGCCTGCGTCTTCCCAGCCCTTGTCCTTCTCGAACAGGGCAAAGCGCATGAACACCGTTTGCGGGAATGTGATGGTCGCATCGGCGTGATAGGTGAAATCGCAATAGGCGGCGTAGTCGGGCTCTCCAGGCGCGATTGCGAGATCGGTGTAGCCATCCTTGGTCGCCAGATAGTGCGCGATGGCGCAGCTTTCCGTCATGCGCGCCTCTCCGTCGATCAAAAGCGGCACAGTGCCCAAGGGATTGATCTCGAGATATTCGGGAGCAGCGAAGCGCGGCGGGAACGGAAGCAGTTTCAGTTCGACTTCGACGCCAGCTTCCTCAGCCGCCCATGTGGCTCGAAGTCCGCGTGAACCGGCACAGGTGTAGAGGGTCGGGCGAACCGTCATGTCAGTGCGCATCCGCATGCTCGTCCTGCCCATGTCCCATCTTGAAGACATGATGCAGAACGAAAACCAGGATCGCGCCGAGGATGAGCCCGAACAGAGCGGAAATCGTGGCGTAGGTCAGCCATCCCAGCAGGCCGGAAAGGGCACCGGTTGCCTGTTCGACGACATGCTGCGCCGCGTGGGCGATATCTGCCAGCGCGTGGATGCCGAGTTCCTCCAGGCTGTGGAGGATGATCCCGCCGCCGACCCAGAGCATTGCGATCGTACCGATGAAAGACAGGGCAACCAGCAGGCGAGGCATCAGGTGCAGCAGGAAACGTCCGAATTTCTTCGCAAAGCCGTTGTCGCGCTCAGCCAGGTGCAGGCCGACATCATCCATTTTCACGATCATGGCGACGGCACCATACACGACCAGGGTGATCGCGATGCCGACCGCTGCCAGAGCTGCAGCACGAACCCAGAAACTGTCGCTCATTGTGGCAATTTCATTGAGCGAGATGGCCATGATCTCTGCCGACAGGATCAGGTCTGTGCGGATTGCGCCATTGACCCTTTGCTGTTCGAACTTGACCGGATCCTCGATCACGTCCTCCAGGGTCTTGCCGTGTCTTGGCTCCCCCAGCTTCTCCATGACCTTTTCCGCGCCTTCATAGGACAGGTAGGCACCGCCCAGCATCAGGATGAAGGTAATCGCTTGGGGTAGCAGCCAGCTCAGAAGCAGCGCGCCCGGCAGCAGGAGAAGAAGCTTGTTCTTCAGGCTTCCCTTGGTGATTTTCCAGATGATCGGGAGTTCGCGCGACGGATCGAGCCCCGTGACGTAGCGCGGGGTGACTGCCGCATCGTCGATCACCACCCCGGCGGCCTTCGTACCCGCCTTGCTGGCAGCCACGCTGACATCGTCGATCGATGCCGCAGCGACGCGTGCAATCACGGAAATATCGTCTAGCAGCGCTACCAAACCACCGGGCAAATCAAATCTCCTGTAAGAACATGCCTTGCAAACGGTCCCCTGCCCCCCTCGTTCCGGCGCTGCAAGTCCATTATATCTCGCCAAGAGCCTTGCTTTCCTGCCCGAAACCGTTATGTGCGCGCATCCCTCGCCTCCGGGCAGGGATATGAAGAAAGCCGGAGGGGCCCCGCAATCCCGCGGATCAGCCAGCGATCGGCCAGAAGTGAAAAGGACCAAGCGCATGCCGCTTTACGAGCATGTTTTCTTGGCGCGTCAGGACCTGAGCCAGGCTCAGGTCGATGCGCTCGCGACTACAGCAACCGAAATTATCGAAGCGAACGACGGTAAGGTCACCAAGACCGAGACCTGGGGCCTCAAGTCCCTGGCTTACAAGATCGACCGTAATCGCAAGGCGCACTTCGTGATGCTCAACATAGACGCCCCCGGCTCGGTGGTTGAGGAACTCGAACGCCAGACCCGTATCAACGAAGACGTCATCCGTTACCTGACCATCCGTGTCGACGAACACGAAGATGGCCCGTCGGTCATGATGCGCAAGAACGAGCGCGATCGTAAGCGCCGTTCGGATCGAGGAGACGACTGATGGCTCGTCCGTTTTTCCGCCGCCGCAAGTCCTGCCCGTTCTCGGGCAAGAACGCACCGAAGATCGACTACAAGGACGTACGCCTGCTTCAGGGCTTCATGTCCGAACGTGGCAAGATCGTTCCGTCGCGCATCACCGCCGTTTCGGCAAAGAAGCAGCGTGAACTGGCCAAGGCCATCAAGCGCGCTCGCCAGATCGGCCTCCTGCCGTACATCGTGAAGTAAGAGGAGCATACATCATGGACATTATCCTCCTCGAACGCATCGAGAAGCTCGGCACCATCGGTGACGTCGTCACCGTCAAGGATGGCTATGCCCGCAACTTCCTTCTTCCGCAGAAGAAGGCGCTGCGCGCAAACGAAGCCAACAAGAAGGTTTTCGAAGCCAACCGCGAACGCCTTGAAAAGGAAAACGCAGAGCGTCGTGGCGATGCCGAAAAGCAGGGCGAAAAGGTCGCCGGTGCAGAGATCGTCCTGATCCGTGCAGCGTCGAACGCCGGCCAGCTTTACGGTTCGGTCAGCGTCCGCGACATCGTCTCGGGCCTGAACGACCAGGGTCACTCGATCGACAAGAAGCAGGTGATCATGGGTCACCCGATCAAGACGATCGGCATGCACGATGTCACCGTTGCCCTGCACCCCGAAGTTCACGTCACCGTGAAGGCCAACGTTGCCCGTTCGGACGACGAGGCAGAACTCCAGACGCAGGGCGTCGACGTTCTTGCGCAGATGTTCGAAGACGAACAGCGCGAGATCGAAGAACAGGCAGAAGCGAACCGCATCGAGCCGAACCTCGAGCCCGGTGAAATCCCGGCCGAGCTGCTCGAAGAGCGTGCTGAAGCTGCCGAAGGCGACGAAGAGGCCTGAGGCCACTTCCAGCCGACAGAAAAAGGGCCCGCTGCCTTCATTGGTAGCGGGCCTTTTTCTTTGCGTGGTCGGAGCGCGGCTGGGTCAGGCCGGCTCGAAACTCTTTGCTAGGATTACGAGGTGCGGATCGCCCTCGAATGCCCGTGGTTCGAACCCCTTTTCGCGTTCCAGCTCGATCGCAGCGTGATTGTCGCGGTCCTCGATGGCGATGACCTCGCGCACCCCGCGACGCTGCGCTTCACCGGCCAGCAGGTCGAGCATCGCCCAACCGACGCCGCGATTGCGATAATCCGAACGCACCGAAACGGCGATTTCGGCAATTTCCAGCGGCTTGTCGCAGGCCAGCAGGCCCGAGGCGACCATCTCGCCCGATTCAGCCTCGAAAGCGAGGAAGCTTTCGCTGCGGAAGTGATCGGCCTCGACGATAGGCCGCAATTGCTCATGCCCGACGTGCGGCTGCGCATTGAGGAAGCGGAAGCGGCGGTCTTCTTCGCTGACCTGCTCGAAGAACTCCTCTAGCCGGCGCTCGTCCTCTGGCACGGCGCTGCGGACCGAAAGGGTCAGGCCCGACCGCGTGATGAGGACGTGTTCGATATCCTGTGCCGGGGCAGTCATGACCATTCTCCTTTTCTGGCGAGTCGATGCTGGCAAATTACCCGCATTGCTGCAGTGCAACATTGATCCATCGCAAACGCGCCGTGGCGGAACCGATGTGCGGCGTGTCGGAAGGAGACTTTTCTCAGCGACCTTGATTTGTCACGACGAGACGTTAGAGGCCCGCCATGCAAACCTTTTCCAAAATCATTGAAGAATTGAACCGCGTTTACGACGACGCGGTATCGACCCTGCGCGAGGACATTCTCGCATTCGCCCGTGACGGAAGTGTCCCTCCTGCGCGCAAGCGCGAGGACGGCAGCTACGCCTATCCCGAACTTCGCCTGCATTTCAAAGGCGAAGGCAATCCCTCCGATCGCTCGCGCGCATTCGGCCGCCTCGAACAGGAAGGCACCTACTGCACGACCGTCACGCGGCCGCAGCTGTTCGCGGATTACCTGAAGGAACAGCTCGAACTGATCACGTCAGATTACGACGTGCGAATCGAAGTTGCGCCTTCGCGGCAGGAAATCCCGTTCCCCTATGTGCTCGACGGCGAAGCGGGTGCCGCCATGGTCGGCATCGCGCCGCAGGAACTGGCGAAGCACTTCCCTTCGACCGACCTCGCCCTCATCGGTGACGAGCTGGCGGACGGGAACGAGGTTGCCGACCCCGATCACGAGCTGCCCCTGTCACTGTTCGACGGATTGCGGACTGACTATTCGCTGGCTCGCCTTGCCCACTACACCGGCACGCAGACCGAGGATTTCCAGCACTTCATCCTGTTCACGAACTACCATCGTTATGTCGATGAATTCGTGGATTGGGCAGCGAAGCAGATTGGTAGCGACGGCTACACCGGCCTCACCGGCGCTGGCGGCCTCAATATCTCGGATAAAACCGACAACGCTCGCATCCAGCTCTCGGACACCGCGTGGCGCAGGCACCAGATGCCTGCCTATCACCTGATGCGCGACGACAAGAGCGGCATCACACTGGTCAACATCGGTGTCGGCCCCTCCAACGCGAAAACGATTTGCGATCACCTCGCGGTGCTGCGCCCCCACAGCTGGCTGATGATCGGTCACTGCGGCGGTCTCCGCTCGAGCCAGAAGATCGGCGACTTCGTCCTCGCCCACGCTTACTTGCGCGACGATCACGTGCTCGACGGCGTCCTTCCGCCAGAAATCCCGATCCCCCCGATTGCCGAAGTGCAGCAGGCACTTGCCGGCGCGGCAGAGGCCGTTTCAGGTACGCAGGGCGCAAACCTGAAGCAGCGCATGCGCACGGGCACGGTCGTGACTACCGACGACCGCAACTGGGAATTGCTCTATTCCAAGTCGGCCCAGCGCTTCTCGCAAAGCCGCGCCATCGCGATCGAGATGGAAAGCGCAACCATTGCGGCGCAGGGCTATCGCTTCCGCGTGCCTTATGGCACCTTGCTGTGCGTAAGCGACAAGCCGCTGCACGGAGAGATCAAGCTGCCCGGCCAGGCCAACCAGTTCTACGAAGAAGCGATCGCTGCCCATTTGCAGATGGGCATCGTTGCTTGCGAGAAACTGCGCGATGAAGGCGACAGGCTGCACAGCCGCAAGCTGCGCGCTTTCAACGAGCCGCCGTTCCGTTGACATTGACGCCAAACCGTTCGCGCTCGATCGCAGGTCGCGTCGCCATCGTCACCGGCGCGGCGAGCGGAATGGGCCGAGCGACGGCAAGGCTATTCGCAGCAGAGGGAGCGAAGGTCGCCGTAACCGATCTCGACCTCGCCGCCTGCCGCTCGGTCGCGGAGGAATGCGGCGGTGATGCCCGGGCTTATGCGCTCGACGTTTCCGATGCTGATGCGATCAGGCTCGTGGTCCGACAGATTGCGGAAGATTTTGGCGGGATCGATATCCTCGTCAACAATGCAGGCGTTTCCAGCTTTTGCGCGCTCGATGACGATGCTTACGAGGATATCTGGTCGCGCGCCCTTGCCGTCATGCTGACCGGGCAGCAGCGCATGGTGCGCGCCGCCCTGCCCTGGCTCCGCAAGAGCGATGCCGCCCGGATCGTGAACATCGCCAGCACCGAAGGGCTCGGCGCGACGCCGGGAGACACGCCCTATGTCGCTGCCAAGACTGGCGTGACAGGTTTGACGCGCGGGCTGGCCGTCGATCTGGGGCCGGAAGGGATCACGTGCAACTGCATCTGTCCCGGTCCGATCAATACGGCGATGACCGACAAGGTGCCGGACGAGCACAAGGTGATTTTTGCGAAACGGCGCACTGCCCTCAAACGCTATGGCGAACCGGAAGAAGTGGCGCACGTCACATTGTCGCTCGTATTGCCTGCCGCCAGCTACATCACCGGCGCGGTCATACCCGTCGATGGCGGTCTGATGGCGCGCAACGCCTGAGGCAGGCTAGTTCGGGATATCGAACGAGCAGGTCAGCCCTTCCCTGCGGAAATCGAGGTCGACATGACCCGGATCGCCCAGGACCATGCGGATCATCCTTGTGCCGAAGCCGGCAGTCACATCGGGCTCAACCGGCGGTCCGCCGCTCTCCGTCCAGGACATGTGCACACCCATATCGGTCTCGGCGATTTCAACATCCACGTGGCCAGAGCGCACCGATAGCGCGCCATATTTGATCGCATTGGTGATCAATTCGTGGACGACGAGCGAGAACCCTTCCGCCTTCACGCCTTTCAGCATTGGCCTGCCGGCCGTGCGGATCTGCATCTGGTCCTTGAACTCGGCGAACGCGCCCATCTCGCGTTCCAGAATGGAAGCGGGATTGAAGGACTGCTCTCCCGATACAACCAGCAGGTCGTGCGTCCGGGCAAGTGCAGCTACCCTCCCCTCAAGGGATTGAGCGAATTCATCGACGTTTGATGCCCTGCGCGCCGAGAGCGAGACCATGCTCTTGATCATCGCAAGGAGGTTGCGCACGCGGTGATTGAGTTCTGCGGTGAGGACCTGCAACCGCATTTCATTGCGCTTGGTGTCGGTAATGTCGATGACATGGCCGATCAGCCTCGTCACTTCGCCTTGTTCGTCGGTCAGCGGGCGACCCGACGCACTGATCCACCGCTCGGCACCGTCCGCCCGGATGATCCGGCATTCGAAGATCCAGTCTTCGCCCTTCTCTATAGCGCTCGTCTGCGCTTCATCGACCCGGTCGCGGTCTTCCGCGATGACGTGGTCGAGAAACTGCTCGTAGGTCCACTCGGGCAGCTGATCTTCATAGCCGAAAATCTGGTCATGCTGCGAGTTGCGCCACGCCTGCCCCGTGGCGAGGTCGAGCTGCCAGATACCGATGTGACCGACGCTGAGCGCCAATCTCAAGTGTTCGATACTCGAGTCGGCGATTTGTTTCAGCTCAGGCATTACCGTGGCATAGGCGCATCAGGCCCGTTCCCCTAACGGCAAAATCGCTTGCCACTCGTATGGGTGACACTGCGGACAAACGAGGTGTTGCCTGCCGGGTTTTACCCGACGCACCACGTCTTCCATTTGGAGCGCAAGCACTCCAAACCGTTGCCCTGCTTCGACCTGAAAGGCGAATTTCAGTTTCTGAAATCGCCATTCGATTCAGCCTTTTCCCTTGGTCTTGGTCTTGCCGTCCTTGGCATTGGCTACGATGAAATCGATGATCTGCCCGGCGATATCCTTGCCGGTGGCGGTCTCGATGCCTTCAAGGCCGGGCGAAGAGTTCACTTCCATGATCACCGGGCCGTGATTGCTGCGAAGCATGTCCACGCCGCACACGTTCAGACCCATGCGCTTGGCAGCCGAGACCGCGGTTGCGCGTTCGGCCGGAGTGATCTTGGCAAGTTCGGCACTGCCCCCACGGTGCAAGTTGCTGCGGAAATCGTCCGCTGCCCCGGTGCGCTTCATCGCCGCGACGACCTTGCCGCCGACGACCAGTGCGCGAATGTCGGTGCCGCCAGCTTCCTTGATGAATTCTTGGACGAGGATGTTGACGTTGGCGCCGCGAAACGCCTCGATCACCGATTTGGCGCTGCTCATCGTCTCGGCAAGCACGACACCGATGCCCTGCGTGCCTTCGAGCAGCTTGATCACGACAGGCGGACCATTGACCGCCCTGATGATTTCCTCGGCCTGCTTCGGATCGTTGGCATAGGCTGTCAGCGGCAATCCAAGGCCATGCTTGGCGAGGATCTGCATACTGCGCAGCTTGTCACGGCTGCGACCGATGGCGACGCTTTCGTTGAGCGGCCAGACGCCCTTCATCTCGAACTGGCGAAGTACCGCAAGACCGTAGTTGGTGATCGAAGCACCGATACGCGGGATGACGGCATCGTATTTACCGACTGTCTGTCCGTTATAGGTCAGGGTCGGCCGGTGGCTGGCGATATTCACCGTGCACCGCAGCGTGTTCAGGATATCGAGCGTGTGCCCGCGTTGCTCCGCCGCCTCGACCAGGCGCTTGTGCGAATACAGATTGGGGTTGCGCGCCAGCATGGCGATTTTCATTGGGGAATCCTCAGGTCTTGTGGCCTTCGACGGGGGTCATGCCCTCCGTCTGCAGCCAGCTATGCCCGCTATCGACTACGAACCGGCGACGCAGCGACGACCGGCCAATCAACATCGGAAATTTCATGTCCGAACGGTCAGCAAGGCTGATCTCCGCCCGGAAGGTAACATCGCCGATCTGCAGCGGCGTCTTGATGATCATGCGCCGCTGCGTCTCGCCATTGGAGCTTGTAATGCCGCGCCAGTCGATATGCACGGCCTCGCACACCTGCCGCACGTTGTGTTGAGGGAAATCGACGGCGAAACGGACATAATTCTGCCCGTCGCGCTTGAAGGTGTCGATCACTGTCCCGTGCAGCGAGGATGTTCGTGCGCCTGTGTCGATCTTTGCCGGCACGCCGTGCAGGCCAAGCTCGGGCAGATGCACGAGCTCGCGCCAGCCGACGACCGGGAGGACCTTGCTATCCCTTTTCAAGCTGCTCTTTCCCGGCGGCGTGCCGTCAGGAGTGGTATTACCACCCCTGCGGCTTGCCCTTGTTCTGCTCTTCCAGCCAGGCCATCAGCGGGGCGAAGTATTCGACCATCGCCTTGCCGCTCATCTGGCGTTCGCCGGTGAAGGCTTCGAGCGCGTCGGGCCACGGCTTGGAAGCGCCCATTTCGAGCATTGCATTGAGGTTCTTGCCCACTTCCTCGTTGCCGTAGAACGAGCAACGGTGCAGCGGCCCCTCCCAGCCGGCCTGGTCGCAGGCAGCCTTGTAGAACTGGAACTGCAGGATCCGGGCGAGGAAGTAACGGGTGTAAGGGACGTTGCCGGGAACGTGGTACTTCGCACCTGGATCGAAGGCATCGGGGCCGCGCGGAACCGGCGGGACGATGCCCTGGTACTGGTAGCGCAGCGTGTTCCACTGTTCGTTGTAATCGGCCGGCGCAACCGAACCGTCGAACAGGCTCCAGCGATAGCGGTCGACCATCAGGCCGAACGGCAGGAACGCGACCTTGTCCATCGCCTGCCGCAGCAGCAGACCGATATCCTTGTCGGCGCTGGGCACCTCGCTCTTGTCCAGCATGTCGATCTGGACGAGGTATTCGGGCGTGATCGACAGCGCGACCATGTCGCCGATGGCTTCGTGGAAGCCGTCGTTCGCACCGTTGAGGTGCAGGTAGTCCTGCTGGTTGTATGCACGCTGGTAGTAGTTGTGGCCCAGCTCGTGGTGGATGGTGATGAAGTCGTCCGCGTTCTTCTTGATGCACATCTTGATGCGCAGGTCATCGACGTTGTCGACGTCCCAGGCGCTGGCATGGCACACGACTTCGCGGTCCTGCGGCTTCACGAACTGGCTGCGTTCCCAGAAGGTTTCGGGCAGCGGTTCGAAGCCGAGCGAGCTGAAGAACTGTTCGCCGACGCGGACCATGTCTTTTTCGTCATAGCCTTTCTCTACGATCAGGTCGGTCAGGTCGTAGCCGATGTCGCCCGAACCGGCTGGCGCGACGAGCGGGTAGATATTGCCCCATTCCTGCGCCCACATATTGCCCAGCAGGTCGGCCCGGATCGGACCGGTCGCGGCCTGGACATCGTCGCCGTATTTCTCGTTCAGCTTGCTGCGGACATAGGTGTGGAGCGCGACATAGAGCGGCTTCACTTCCTGCCACATGCGCTCGGTTTCGGCGGCAAACTGGTCAGGATCCATGTCGTAGTTCGAGCGCCACATCGCGCCGAGATCCGCAAAGCCGAGTTCCTTCGCACCTTCATTGGCGATCGACACCATGCGGGCGTAATCGTCCTTCATCGGGGCGCCGACATTGTCGTGCCAGCTCGCCCACATTTCCTTCAGCTCTTCAGGAGTGCGCTCGAGATTGCCCATCTCGGCCTCGATATCCGAACCGTTGATTTCCTTGCCGTTCAGCGTGCCCTTGCCCTTGCCGTATGCAGAACCGAGCTTGGTCGAGAGTTCGGCCAGTTCGGTTGCCGCGCCGTCGCGGACGGGTGCCGGCATGACGATGCCGTTGCGAAGGATGTCGAGCTTGCGGGCGACTTCCGGATCGAGGCCTTCGACTGCGGCATACTTGGCCGCGTCATTGGCATAGGCAACGCTCTTTTCCGTGGCGACCGCGCCGTATTTCGCAGCGAGGCTGTCGCTGTCGTGATTGATGTAAGTCGCGTTGAGCCAGGAAACCTGCGCATATTCGACCGAGAAGCCGAACATGTCCTTTTCCACCATGGCGACCCAGTCGGCCGCGCCCTGCGGGGTCAGGGGATAGGGATCGGCAGCTTCGGGTGCGGCGGCGACGGTTTCGACTTCGCCTGCAGGCATGGTGGTGCAAGCGCCAAGCGAAGTTGCCAGCGCTGCGAGCGCCACGGTTGCGTATTTCATGCGATCAGTCCTCTCGCAAAACAAAAAAGTTTCGTTGGATACCGGTTTGAACGTGCCGGAGCGCGGAATCAAGCGGCGCGTCGGGAGAATCTGCGCAGAAGCAGGCCCACGATTATGCCCAGGAAAGAGGCGATCCAGGTCACCATCTTGATCGGCCGCACGCCGGCTGCCAGCGCTGCCATTCCGTCGTCACCCTGAAAGCGCCAGAGCTGGACGATCTCGGCGGTGGTTTCGGTCAGGTCGGTGATCAGGAAGACCGCCCCGGCAATCGCCACAAGCAGGCCGACGATGCGGACGGCGCCGCTATGCCGGCCAAGCCACATGCCGCCAAGGACGGCGCCGATGCCGTAAATGACGATGAATACAAGGTCGCTCAACATTGCGACGGCCGCACGGTTCCACAAGCCAGCCGAACGCCATGCATGCTGGATCCGATCCACCTCCGCAGCCGTCCCGGCCGCCTGGTGATCGCCGATGCCGGCAGGAACTTCCGGAATGGCGAGCGGCAAATGCAGGAACAGGGTGATTGCGAAGGCCAGCAGTCCGCCGAGCCAGAATAGCCAGAAGCCACGTTCCAGCGTCATACGGTCTCAGCCAGCCATTTTGCGATCGCGTCGCCCATTTCGGGCTTGGTCGCGCTCATCAGGTGATTGCCGGGCGTTTCCACGTAGATGGCATTGGGCAGGAGGTCGGTCAGTTCCTGCGCCGATCCGTTGTCGCGATCCTCGTCCCCGCAAACGACCAGTGTCGGCATGGTGACGTTGGACAGTAGTGCCAGG from Altererythrobacter epoxidivorans encodes the following:
- the rpsF gene encoding 30S ribosomal protein S6 codes for the protein MPLYEHVFLARQDLSQAQVDALATTATEIIEANDGKVTKTETWGLKSLAYKIDRNRKAHFVMLNIDAPGSVVEELERQTRINEDVIRYLTIRVDEHEDGPSVMMRKNERDRKRRSDRGDD
- a CDS encoding LD-carboxypeptidase; translation: MTRIAVCAPATPITRDHADAAERLVESEFPEHSIHFHEQCFKSSGHFAGTDLERLEALVELANDPQYDAVWFAKGGYGSNRIAEAAIARMNAAARAKTYVGFSDMGYLLAALYRNGIGQPVHGSMPVSARSERGREAVRRVLRWFSGDGSGLEPSLDGSKPAVAFNLITLAMLTNTPMMPDLTGHVVMVEEVSEHLYSVDRLFFHLANTLPRVAGLRLGAVSDVPENYVEFGQEAEEIAKFWCDRAGILYLGRAEIGHTASNRIVPFGLASPSTAG
- a CDS encoding DUF808 domain-containing protein, whose product is MPGGLVALLDDISVIARVAAASIDDVSVAASKAGTKAAGVVIDDAAVTPRYVTGLDPSRELPIIWKITKGSLKNKLLLLLPGALLLSWLLPQAITFILMLGGAYLSYEGAEKVMEKLGEPRHGKTLEDVIEDPVKFEQQRVNGAIRTDLILSAEIMAISLNEIATMSDSFWVRAAALAAVGIAITLVVYGAVAMIVKMDDVGLHLAERDNGFAKKFGRFLLHLMPRLLVALSFIGTIAMLWVGGGIILHSLEELGIHALADIAHAAQHVVEQATGALSGLLGWLTYATISALFGLILGAILVFVLHHVFKMGHGQDEHADAH
- a CDS encoding GNAT family N-acetyltransferase, coding for MTAPAQDIEHVLITRSGLTLSVRSAVPEDERRLEEFFEQVSEEDRRFRFLNAQPHVGHEQLRPIVEADHFRSESFLAFEAESGEMVASGLLACDKPLEIAEIAVSVRSDYRNRGVGWAMLDLLAGEAQRRGVREVIAIEDRDNHAAIELEREKGFEPRAFEGDPHLVILAKSFEPA
- a CDS encoding AMP nucleosidase; this encodes MQTFSKIIEELNRVYDDAVSTLREDILAFARDGSVPPARKREDGSYAYPELRLHFKGEGNPSDRSRAFGRLEQEGTYCTTVTRPQLFADYLKEQLELITSDYDVRIEVAPSRQEIPFPYVLDGEAGAAMVGIAPQELAKHFPSTDLALIGDELADGNEVADPDHELPLSLFDGLRTDYSLARLAHYTGTQTEDFQHFILFTNYHRYVDEFVDWAAKQIGSDGYTGLTGAGGLNISDKTDNARIQLSDTAWRRHQMPAYHLMRDDKSGITLVNIGVGPSNAKTICDHLAVLRPHSWLMIGHCGGLRSSQKIGDFVLAHAYLRDDHVLDGVLPPEIPIPPIAEVQQALAGAAEAVSGTQGANLKQRMRTGTVVTTDDRNWELLYSKSAQRFSQSRAIAIEMESATIAAQGYRFRVPYGTLLCVSDKPLHGEIKLPGQANQFYEEAIAAHLQMGIVACEKLRDEGDRLHSRKLRAFNEPPFR
- the rpsR gene encoding 30S ribosomal protein S18, with amino-acid sequence MARPFFRRRKSCPFSGKNAPKIDYKDVRLLQGFMSERGKIVPSRITAVSAKKQRELAKAIKRARQIGLLPYIVK
- a CDS encoding glutathione S-transferase family protein, whose translation is MRMRTDMTVRPTLYTCAGSRGLRATWAAEEAGVEVELKLLPFPPRFAAPEYLEINPLGTVPLLIDGEARMTESCAIAHYLATKDGYTDLAIAPGEPDYAAYCDFTYHADATITFPQTVFMRFALFEKDKGWEDAGHAYAKWFWKRLVKLEERLETREFLCGDRFTVADICCGYALILAERVGLDEGVPGALKAYRARLTAREGFKRAVERESAGPAAV
- a CDS encoding glutamate ligase domain-containing protein is translated as MSEFPTYDELLARPFFFCGIGGSGMLPLAQILKGQGAEVAGSDRSNDQGRTPEKFAALERQGYALHPQDGSGITSKDQILVASAAVEDTVPEMVRAKELGNLKLTRAELNSILFNTSGAGIAIAGTSGKSTVTAMLGWIMHYAGREPTIMNGAVMKNFVTPERPFASAVVGGRSIYVSEVDESDGSIALYRPSVGVLLNVSLDHKSMEELRQLFGDYLERSRIAAINADDAEALALLPRAKDVVTFGVEQEKAQIGIVPGSIADGPVRQAATVIDRHDGSEHALVLGMPGRHNLSNALAAIAGAACAGVPVALSIEALASFAGLARRFDIIGTSNGGVTVIDDFGHNPEKCAATLKTLKSTPGRVIAFFQPHGYGPLRQMGHELAETFARELDASDITIMCDPVYFGGTVDRSEGTERIIAMIEKAGGTAEHVASREDCGARMVELAQPGDRIVIMGARDDTLTTFAGDVLKKLG
- the rplI gene encoding 50S ribosomal protein L9; the encoded protein is MDIILLERIEKLGTIGDVVTVKDGYARNFLLPQKKALRANEANKKVFEANRERLEKENAERRGDAEKQGEKVAGAEIVLIRAASNAGQLYGSVSVRDIVSGLNDQGHSIDKKQVIMGHPIKTIGMHDVTVALHPEVHVTVKANVARSDDEAELQTQGVDVLAQMFEDEQREIEEQAEANRIEPNLEPGEIPAELLEERAEAAEGDEEA